A single genomic interval of Nitrospirota bacterium harbors:
- the rpsM gene encoding 30S ribosomal protein S13 has protein sequence MARIAGVDLPKNERIEIGLTRIFGIGRSLSKKILDETKVNPNIRVKDITDEDIVKIRSAIDREYKVEGDLRRETTMGIKRLMEIGCYRGIRHKAGLPVRGQRTKTNARTRRGPRKTIMGKKKEA, from the coding sequence ATGGCGAGAATCGCTGGTGTGGATTTACCAAAGAATGAACGGATTGAGATAGGGTTAACAAGGATATTCGGGATAGGCAGGTCTTTGTCAAAGAAAATACTTGATGAGACAAAGGTTAATCCTAACATAAGGGTAAAAGATATCACAGACGAAGACATCGTAAAAATAAGATCTGCCATTGACAGGGAGTATAAAGTCGAGGGCGACCTCAGGCGTGAGACCACAATGGGGATTAAAAGGCTTATGGAAATTGGCTGTTACAGGGGCATAAGGCATAAGGCAGGGCTTCCTGTGAGGGGACAGAGGACAAAGACAAATGCCCGCACCCGCAGAGGGCCAAGGAAAACCATCATGGGCAAAAAGAAGGAGGCATAG
- the rpsK gene encoding 30S ribosomal protein S11 codes for MAQRKKGARKDKKHVNVGVAHIQATFNNTIVSITDPNGNVVAWASSGSLGFKGSRKGTPYAAQMAGESAAKKAIDVGMKQLDVFVKGPGAGRESAIRALQIAGLEVNLIKDVTPVPHNGCKPPKRRRV; via the coding sequence ATGGCTCAGCGGAAAAAGGGCGCAAGGAAAGACAAGAAGCATGTAAATGTCGGAGTTGCGCATATTCAGGCAACATTTAATAATACAATAGTATCCATAACGGACCCTAACGGGAATGTTGTTGCATGGGCAAGCTCCGGGAGTCTTGGGTTCAAGGGTTCGAGAAAAGGAACGCCTTATGCTGCACAGATGGCAGGAGAATCAGCGGCTAAAAAGGCAATTGATGTGGGGATGAAACAGTTGGACGTTTTTGTTAAAGGGCCGGGCGCCGGAAGAGAATCAGCCATCAGGGCATTGCAGATAGCCGGACTTGAGGTTAACCTTATAAAGGACGTTACTCCTGTTCCTCATAATGGCTGTAAGCCTCCAAAGAGAAGGAGAGTTTAA
- the infA gene encoding translation initiation factor IF-1: MPKEENIEVEGKIVETLPNAMFRVKLENGQIILAHISGKMRMHFIKILPGDKVTVELSPYDLTRGRITYRFK, translated from the coding sequence ATGCCTAAAGAGGAAAATATAGAAGTAGAGGGAAAGATTGTTGAAACGCTGCCGAATGCGATGTTTAGGGTAAAACTTGAGAACGGGCAGATAATTCTCGCTCATATTTCCGGCAAGATGAGGATGCATTTTATAAAGATACTGCCGGGCGATAAGGTTACAGTGGAACTCTCGCCTTATGACCTCACAAGAGGCAGGATAACATATAGGTTTAAATAA
- the map gene encoding type I methionyl aminopeptidase: MIVIKTPEEIEKMAKACKIVAEILEDLKAFVKPGITTKEIEMFAEEKIISKGGTPAFKGYRGYPASICTSVNNQVVHGIPSRVRLNEGDVLSIDLGVYSDGFYGDGAVTLPVGEISPLAKKLLKVTEEALYKGIDKATPRNRVSDISSAIENYVEANGFSVVKAFVGHGIGMALHEEPQVPNFGVSGQGPRLKEGMTLAIEPMVNTGGYGVSILDDGWTAVTLDGGLSAHFEHTIAITDGDARILTKT, encoded by the coding sequence ATGATTGTCATAAAGACTCCTGAGGAGATTGAGAAGATGGCGAAAGCCTGTAAAATAGTTGCCGAGATACTGGAAGATCTGAAGGCATTTGTGAAGCCCGGTATTACAACAAAAGAGATAGAAATGTTTGCAGAAGAAAAAATAATTTCAAAGGGTGGGACCCCTGCATTTAAAGGATACAGGGGATACCCTGCCAGTATATGCACGTCTGTGAATAATCAGGTTGTTCACGGAATACCCTCCCGTGTTAGGCTTAACGAAGGGGATGTATTAAGCATAGACCTTGGAGTCTATAGCGATGGTTTTTACGGGGACGGAGCTGTTACCCTGCCTGTCGGCGAGATAAGCCCGCTTGCAAAAAAACTTTTGAAGGTAACAGAGGAAGCTCTTTACAAAGGGATTGATAAAGCCACGCCCCGCAACAGGGTCTCGGACATATCATCTGCCATTGAGAATTATGTTGAGGCAAACGGTTTTTCTGTAGTGAAGGCATTTGTCGGCCACGGGATTGGGATGGCGCTTCATGAAGAACCTCAGGTACCGAATTTTGGCGTCTCAGGGCAGGGGCCGAGACTAAAGGAAGGCATGACCCTCGCAATTGAGCCTATGGTTAATACAGGCGGGTATGGGGTCAGCATACTTGACGATGGATGGACGGCGGTTACCCTTGATGGCGGACTTTCCGCTCACTTTGAGCATACGATTGCCATTACTGACGGAGACGCAAGAATCTTGACGAAAACATAA
- the rpmJ gene encoding 50S ribosomal protein L36, whose amino-acid sequence MKVRSSVKPICAKCKVIKRKGVRRIICENPRHKQRQG is encoded by the coding sequence ATGAAAGTTCGTTCATCTGTAAAACCAATATGCGCTAAATGCAAGGTTATAAAAAGGAAGGGTGTTAGAAGAATAATATGCGAAAATCCCCGCCACAAACAGAGGCAGGGATGA